TGAGCCACCGAGCGGGGGTTCACGACGGCTCCGCCGATCCGTGACCGGTCCCCTGCCACCGGGGCGCCTGAGTATCCGTACTCAGGCGCCCTTCGCGTCCCGCCGCCACCATCGGAACCATGCTGTGGTCCGACCCGGAGAACGAACCTCCGCAGGAGATGCGCGACATGCAGGCGATGCTGCGCCGCGCCGGCATCCTGCTCGCGCTTGCCATGATCGTCGCGATGTTCGTCGTCGGACTGCGCTGACGGACGGGTCCGGGTGCGGGTAGGGGACGGGCAAGGGGACACCGGCTCCATTGAAGGGACGGGTGCTGCTGCCACCGGTCCGCCACGGGCCGGCACGGGGGCATGCGCTCCGGACACCGGTACGCGACAAGCCGACACGGGGACATGCGCTCCTGCCACCGGTCCGCGACGGGCCGGCACGGGGGCATGCGCTCCGGACACCGGTACGCGACGGGCCGACACGGGGACACGCGCTCCGGACACCGGTACGCGACAAGCCGACACGGGGACATGCGCTCCGGACACCGGTCCGCGACAAGCCGGCACGGGCCGGGGACGGTCCTCTCCACCGACCGGGACGTCGGTGCCGTGCA
The genomic region above belongs to Streptomyces marianii and contains:
- the mmpB gene encoding morphogenic membrane protein MmpB produces the protein MLWSDPENEPPQEMRDMQAMLRRAGILLALAMIVAMFVVGLR